Below is a genomic region from Listeria swaminathanii.
GCAATTAATCAATCATTAGGACAAGCAGATACTCATGAACCAACCCAAGCAGAAATTGCGACAATCGAAACACTTTCCATTAGTGGTTATGATGTTACATCACTAGAAGGTTTGCAATATGCGACTAATTTAAAAGAACTATTCGCTAACCATAATGATATTAGCGACTTTAGCCCGATTAGTAATTTGACTGGACTGACAAAACTTCAAATTGATGAAACGAAAATTACCGATACTAAACAATTAATCAATTTAGTCAATCTAACGGAATTAGATATTTCAAGTAATAATTTAAATGAAATCGATGGCGTCAAAAATATGACTAAATTAGAATCACTGTTTGCTTATAATAACAATATTTCTGATTTATCCCCATTAGCAAATTGTGCCGCACTTGTTTCTGTTGACTTCATTAATAACGAAATCACCGATGTTTCTATTTTTCAAAATCTAGATAATTTAAAAACTGGCCGGTTTGCCTATAATCACATCAGTAACATTTCTTACTTCAGACATGATATTCCTCATGCTGGAAATCTCAATTTTGATAATCAAACAATTACTCTTCCAACGCAACGTGTCTCTTTAGTCAAAAAATCACTAACGATGGTCGACCCAATCAAAGGTGCTGCCGGCCAAAATGTCACACTAGCCAACATCAGCAACAGCGGTACTTTTGCAAATAAAGAACTTTCTTTTGTAAATTTAGCTGCTGACACGAACCAAGTGACGTACGATTTCGATCATTTCTTCACTTACAATAATTACTATATGAACTTCTCTGGAACCGTAACGCAGCCGATTGAATGGTTCGCAGATAACGCTCCTGTCATTCATGTAGATGATATCGTAATTGATCAAAATAGCAGCTTCGATCCAACTGATTACATTACCGCAGATGACGTGGAAGATGGCGACATCACAGATAAAATCGTTATTATCGAAAATAACGTCAATCCCGCAGTACCAGGCACTTACGACATCATTATTTCAGTCACAGATGCAGATGGCAACGTAACCGAAAAAACAGTGACCGTAACCGTAGAAGAAACAGCCGCAACACCTGCAAACAATGATACAGATAAATCAACACCTCAAACTCCAACAAAAGATACAACATTAGTAGTTACGGATAAACAAACAGCAAAAACTGCAACTCCAAGCAACACAACAACGACAACTAATACAACGAACCTACCAAAAACTGGTGATAACTCAGCAGATGGCTTAGTCGTACTAGGTGGCTTGTTACTATTAAGTAGCGCATTCCTTCTAAGACGTAAATACTAAAAAAAGACCCAAAGTCGCAATCGGCTTTGGGTCTTTTTTTATTTCTACTCTTTCATTCATTGTACTTCTTATGCTTTTCTATCTATTTAATTATATCTTCTACACCTACAAATTCGCCATCTGGTAAACCAACACGATTTACAATGAAATTTTTATACATTGTAATCATATAATTCCCTCTAGGTAAACCCTTTTCTTGCATGAGCTTCTCCGCTAAATCATCCGCTATCTTTTGTTTAGGAAGGGTATTTTCTTTAGAATAAAATTCCATTGGGATGGATATATGTTCATACATCGGATCATCTTTCTGAAATAGTTTCCTTAATTCTTCTGCCGAAATTCCTTGATTTGCTAGGTAAGCATTATAAACACTTGGGTAGTAAACATCCATTGCTACAATAAAATAATGATTGCTTGTATAGCCCTCTGCAGCTGTTTTATCAATTGCCTCATCTCTTAGTCCTAATAAATCATTTTCTTTTGCTAGCTTCTTAGCAAAAGTATCTAAATGGCGAAATTCTGCTTCGTATGCTTTTGCGTATAAGCCCCCGATAATCGCTTTCTCTACTTCTCCTTCATTACTTCTAGCTAGCCACTCGCCTTCTTTATTAATCACTTTTCCCACTATGACGGAGGTGTGAAATTGAATAGGTTCTTCACTTTCTACCATGACAACTGCCGCATTACGCGCGGGCACTACATTATTTACTTTTACATCTGTTTTATATGTGTCTTTCATATAGTTTATCGCTTCTTGCTTGATTTCTTCTTCATGTTTCTTTACTTGTTCCGCCGATTTATTCCCGTCCACAAATGAATATCCTTGCCCTACATAATCCTGCACGGGCGTGGTTCCTTCTTGTGCTTTCTTTTGCGCTTTTTCCTGCTCTGTTTTCTCATTTATATTGAAACAGCCACCTAATAACAATAAACCTGTTAACAAAACAATTACTTTTTTCTTCATCTCTTCTCCTACCTACTTCTATATTTTATCTCTTTGAAACCTTATTTTTTTCCAATTATTCGAACACTTAAATTGCTATAAATTTAAATCATCCAAATAACAATCATTTTTAGATTGTTACTTTCAAATAAAAATATAGTTAAAAATTCTCATGATATTACCCTAAAATTATATCACAAATTCACAAAGTGAAATGTGACAGAACAACGAACAACGCTTCAACAAAACGCTGATATGGTCCATTTTTAAGTAATCCCTTTTCTATAAAAAGATGATTTTTTCACAATGAATCCTTTTATTGATAATTTCTTCAAGTTTAATTGCACGAACCTCTGATTTATCAAAAAAATTAGGCTATCCACCCCCTATCAATTTCAAGAGGGAAAATAGCCTAATTAAATAAATTAAAGTATTATTGTTGTTGCTTCTTCAATTGTATCGCTAAGAACATTTCGACTGCTGCGACAACTAAAAAGATAATTTGTAAAATAAATACATAACCAATAATCAGTAATTGCACAACCATCCATACTGCCAAAACAGCGGCGGCGGCAAACATGACTTCTTTTGTTCGTGGTAATTTTTTTAGTAAGTAAATTAGTGCTGCTAGGTGGAATAACCCAACAAAGACGAATAAAAATATGCCGGGTACTAAATAATCGACAAACGGTGAACCATCAAGTAAGCCAGTTGAAAGAGATAGTAGACCACCGCTTGGCATGAAAACCATTGATAATCCTCCATAAATTGCCCCAACCGCTGTAAAACCAACTATTAAAATACTACTTATACGTGTCCAGTTCATGGCGTTCTCCTAGTCGTTTTTCTAGTAGTATACCACGAAAACTTTCATTCTGCCGCTTTTCTTCGTTTTATTTTTTTGATTAAATCAATCAATACATAAACGGCAATTCCGCATGCGACAACTGTTGTAAGATACCAAGCTGGGCCAGATTCCGCGCGCACCCCGAGCCAATAAGTCACGGTTTTCGGATTGAAAAATGCAAAGCAAATCGCACAAAATGCAATCACTCGACCAATAATGGAATTCTCTCTCATAACAAGTGCATCTCCTTTTCTTTTATTATAACAATGGTTAGGAGATTGCTTCTTGCTTTTTCGGTCCCAAAATTGTTTAACGCATGACAAAATTTGGTTTTCCTCACAAAAAAACTACGACAAGGAGCTTCCCTGCCATAGTTCTATAAATTATTTATTAACGATCTTCACTTGCTGCTCATTTACGAGTGGATAAATTGCTAGTTCTTGACTCTCTAAATCCTCTTGATGCATATCCACGCCAGTAATTTGGCTATTTTCGTAAGTTCTATAATAATAGATGCCTTTATCAATATTGCAGCATGAGGAATAAATGGTATGCTCATATTTTTCTCCACCAACATCACAAAGCCCTTTTTGCTGTTCTACCGAGCCTAAAATATGGAAAAATTGGCTAATACTTTCTGATTCAGAATCTCCTGAAATGGAATTCAACTTGGTAAACGTTGCCTTCACAAAACGAGACATGGATGATAGATCACCAGGTAAACCAATCCCACCCATTCCGCGACTATAAGCATCCAAATCAATTTCGCTGGAGAAAGTATTTTCTGGCGTTTTACTGGAAAGCGAACGATAATTATTTAAATTAAATAGTTGGTAGTCAAATGTTGGATTATTTGTTAATACCCCTACTGGATTATCATAGATGCGAAGACCATCTTTCACAGACTCAATCACGATGGATTCAGTTTGATCCGCCATCAACCAATGAAGCGGGGAAAGTGGCAGATGCTCACTAAAACTAATATTAACAAGATTGATTTTATCCAGTAGTACTCTTGCTTCTTTTACAGTTGCGCATTGACTAAGAATCCATGGAATAAATTCAAATGGTGTCACATTATCTTTTCCTTCCGCAAATTCCTTATAATCAGCATTCCCTGAGAAATTGAGTCCCGCCATACTAAGCCCTTTTTCATTGGTGGCGTCGTAGTATAAAGGATAGTTTTCCATCACAGCAGCAATACCAATTAACGCATAATGTTGATTAATATCCTCTACCTTGCGAAAACGAAACGGATAATTTTTTGGCGTAACAACCACAACCTCTTTGTAAGAAAGTTCATAGTCAAAATTTCTTCCAAAATAGTGATCTTTTGTTGTATAAGTTATTGACGTACACATTAAAAATCCCTCCTCAAATTTTTCAGCTTACATGTATATAAGTACCCTCGGCGTTTTGGGTAAAACATAATTTGTTGTTTTATTCACAATGAAATGGAACAGCTGCTAATCGCTAACTCCCTCCGAGGGCGTGCAACCTAGATCATTAAAAAAATTTACTTTATTATAAGTCTGTTTTCATTTTTTCACTACAAAAAAAGATCCCTGAAAAAATTCAGAGACCTTTTTAAAATTGTTCGGTTGATACGATGCTTACATCATACCGCCCATGCCGCCCATTCCCATGTCAGGAACAGCTGATGGACCGTTTTCGTCTGGTTTGTCTGCTACAACTGCTTCTGTAGTTAATAGAAGTGCTGCAACGGATGATGCATTTTGTAGTGCGGAACGTGTTACTTTAGTTGGATCCACAATACCAGCGTCAATCATGTTTACCCATTCGCCGTTTGCTGCGTTGAAACCAACGCCAACTGCTTCGTGTTTCAAGCGTTCAACGATAACGGAACCTTCTAGGCCAGCGTTATGTGCGATTTGGCGAACTGGTTCTTCTAGAGAACGAAGCACGATGTTGATACCTGTTTCTACGTCGCCTTCTGCTTCAAGTGCTGCTACTTTATTGTAAATACTTACAAGGGCAGTACCACCACCAGCTACGATACCTTCTTCTACAGCTGCACGAGTAGAGTTAAGGGCATCTTCAATACGTAATTTACGTTCTTTTAGTTCTGTTTCAGTTGCAGCGCCGACTTTAACAACAGCTACTCCACCTGCAAGTTTTGCTAAACGTTCTTGTAATTTTTCTTTATCAAATTCAGAAGTAGTTTCTTCCATTTGCGCACGAAGTTGATTTACACGAGCGCTAATTTGAGTGGAATCGCCTGCTCCTTCTACGATAGTTGTATCATCTTTTGTTACGACTACTTTGTTAGCAGTTCCCAGTTGATCAATGGTAGCTGTTTTCAGTTCTAAGCCTAGATCTTCTGTGATTACTTGTCCACCAGTTAAAATAGCTACGTCTTCTAGCATTGCTTTACGACGATCACCGAAACCAGGAGCTTTTACTGCTACTACGTTAAATGTTCCACGAAGTTTGTTTAGAACAAGAGTTGCTTGAGCTTCTCCTTCAACATCTTCCGCGATAATTAACATTGGACGACCCTGTTGAACTACTTGCTCTAAAACTGGTAAAATTTCTTGAATGTTGTTGATTTTTTTATCTGTGATTAAGATATATGGTTTTTCAAGAACAGCTTCCATTTTATCGGAATCAGTTACCATGTAAGGGCTAGTGTAGCCGCGGTCGAATTGCATACCTTCTACTACGTCTAGTTCTGTTGCAAAACCTTTGGATTCTTCAATAGTGATAACGCCGTCGTTACCAACACGTTCCA
It encodes:
- a CDS encoding leucine-rich repeat domain-containing protein — translated: MKKTLITIALALTMILSFNLSAQADTQLVPDANLRLAINQSLGQADTHEPTQAEIATIETLSISGYDVTSLEGLQYATNLKELFANHNDISDFSPISNLTGLTKLQIDETKITDTKQLINLVNLTELDISSNNLNEIDGVKNMTKLESLFAYNNNISDLSPLANCAALVSVDFINNEITDVSIFQNLDNLKTGRFAYNHISNISYFRHDIPHAGNLNFDNQTITLPTQRVSLVKKSLTMVDPIKGAAGQNVTLANISNSGTFANKELSFVNLAADTNQVTYDFDHFFTYNNYYMNFSGTVTQPIEWFADNAPVIHVDDIVIDQNSSFDPTDYITADDVEDGDITDKIVIIENNVNPAVPGTYDIIISVTDADGNVTEKTVTVTVEETAATPANNDTDKSTPQTPTKDTTLVVTDKQTAKTATPSNTTTTTNTTNLPKTGDNSADGLVVLGGLLLLSSAFLLRRKY
- a CDS encoding DUF1672 family protein, with protein sequence MKKKVIVLLTGLLLLGGCFNINEKTEQEKAQKKAQEGTTPVQDYVGQGYSFVDGNKSAEQVKKHEEEIKQEAINYMKDTYKTDVKVNNVVPARNAAVVMVESEEPIQFHTSVIVGKVINKEGEWLARSNEGEVEKAIIGGLYAKAYEAEFRHLDTFAKKLAKENDLLGLRDEAIDKTAAEGYTSNHYFIVAMDVYYPSVYNAYLANQGISAEELRKLFQKDDPMYEHISIPMEFYSKENTLPKQKIADDLAEKLMQEKGLPRGNYMITMYKNFIVNRVGLPDGEFVGVEDIIK
- the bsh gene encoding choloylglycine hydrolase yields the protein MCTSITYTTKDHYFGRNFDYELSYKEVVVVTPKNYPFRFRKVEDINQHYALIGIAAVMENYPLYYDATNEKGLSMAGLNFSGNADYKEFAEGKDNVTPFEFIPWILSQCATVKEARVLLDKINLVNISFSEHLPLSPLHWLMADQTESIVIESVKDGLRIYDNPVGVLTNNPTFDYQLFNLNNYRSLSSKTPENTFSSEIDLDAYSRGMGGIGLPGDLSSMSRFVKATFTKLNSISGDSESESISQFFHILGSVEQQKGLCDVGGEKYEHTIYSSCCNIDKGIYYYRTYENSQITGVDMHQEDLESQELAIYPLVNEQQVKIVNK
- the groL gene encoding chaperonin GroEL (60 kDa chaperone family; promotes refolding of misfolded polypeptides especially under stressful conditions; forms two stacked rings of heptamers to form a barrel-shaped 14mer; ends can be capped by GroES; misfolded proteins enter the barrel where they are refolded when GroES binds); its protein translation is MAKDIKFSEDARRAMLRGVDQLANAVKVTLGPKGRNVVLEKKFGSPLITNDGVTIAKEIELEDPFENMGAKLVSEVASKTNDVAGDGTTTATVLAQAMIQEGLKNVTAGANPVGVRRGIEKAVATAIEELKAISKPIESKESIAQVAAISSGDEEVGKLIAEAMERVGNDGVITIEESKGFATELDVVEGMQFDRGYTSPYMVTDSDKMEAVLEKPYILITDKKINNIQEILPVLEQVVQQGRPMLIIAEDVEGEAQATLVLNKLRGTFNVVAVKAPGFGDRRKAMLEDVAILTGGQVITEDLGLELKTATIDQLGTANKVVVTKDDTTIVEGAGDSTQISARVNQLRAQMEETTSEFDKEKLQERLAKLAGGVAVVKVGAATETELKERKLRIEDALNSTRAAVEEGIVAGGGTALVSIYNKVAALEAEGDVETGINIVLRSLEEPVRQIAHNAGLEGSVIVERLKHEAVGVGFNAANGEWVNMIDAGIVDPTKVTRSALQNASSVAALLLTTEAVVADKPDENGPSAVPDMGMGGMGGMM